A genomic stretch from candidate division WOR-3 bacterium includes:
- a CDS encoding NifB/NifX family molybdenum-iron cluster-binding protein: MKIAITSTGKDLNSLVDPRFGRCAYFAIIDTDTMEFKFVENPALRSPGGAGVNAAQFLVDEGVKVLVSGNVGPNAEQALRAGGIKIVTGVSGTLKEVVEKIKRGEI; the protein is encoded by the coding sequence ATGAAAATTGCGATAACTTCGACAGGTAAAGACTTAAATTCGCTTGTTGACCCAAGATTTGGCAGATGTGCCTACTTTGCTATTATTGACACTGATACAATGGAATTCAAGTTTGTGGAGAATCCTGCTTTGAGAAGTCCAGGTGGAGCGGGGGTAAACGCTGCGCAATTCTTAGTAGATGAAGGGGTTAAGGTTTTGGTGAGTGGAAATGTTGGGCCTAATGCTGAGCAGGCTCTGAGAGCGGGTGGAATAAAAATTGTTACGGGTGTTTCAGGAACACTCAAGGAAGTGGTAGAAAAGATTAAAAGGGGAGAAATTTAA
- a CDS encoding 4Fe-4S binding protein encodes MGWGRGMGYGRGFGRGYGYRNDFENMPTSRGNENLNAGTFTGTQLVNARAYVDVERCVGCGICENVCRTGAIRVIDGVAQVDVKKCIGCGDCANVCPRNAISLKSI; translated from the coding sequence ATGGGCTGGGGCCGCGGTATGGGGTATGGCCGTGGATTTGGAAGGGGATATGGCTATAGGAATGATTTTGAGAATATGCCAACGAGTAGAGGTAATGAAAATTTAAACGCTGGAACATTTACAGGAACCCAGCTTGTTAATGCAAGGGCGTATGTTGATGTGGAGAGATGTGTTGGATGCGGTATCTGTGAGAATGTTTGCAGGACTGGCGCTATAAGAGTCATCGATGGAGTGGCACAGGTAGATGTCAAAAAATGCATAGGTTGTGGAGACTGTGCCAATGTTTGTCCGCGAAATGCGATTTCATTGAAGAGCATTTAA
- a CDS encoding ATP-binding protein, with the protein MIVSVASGKGGTGKTLVSTNLALSLEENNIQFLDCDVEEPNAFLFLKPEIEKEIPVEMFVPEVNEQICTHCKKCAEFCAFNAIFVTSKKVQIFPELCHSCGGCALVCPVGAIREVPFKIGSLKIGKAGNIDFVYGELEVSKPLAVPIIREVKSQTNKDKLVIIDSPPGASDPVIAAVNGSDFVILVTEPTPFGFHDLKITVDVLEQLKIPFGVIVNRADLGNKDVYEFCKDKNIPILMEIPFDRKIAELYSNGIPFVTVMEEWKAKFQRLFEDIKRIIVK; encoded by the coding sequence ATGATAGTCTCCGTTGCAAGTGGTAAAGGAGGAACTGGTAAGACTCTGGTTTCAACAAATTTGGCCTTGTCTCTTGAAGAAAATAATATTCAATTTCTTGATTGTGATGTAGAAGAACCCAATGCGTTTCTCTTTCTTAAGCCCGAAATAGAGAAAGAAATTCCTGTTGAAATGTTTGTCCCTGAAGTCAACGAACAAATCTGCACCCATTGCAAAAAATGTGCTGAATTTTGTGCATTCAATGCCATATTTGTTACATCAAAGAAAGTTCAGATATTTCCAGAGCTGTGTCACAGTTGTGGTGGGTGTGCTCTTGTATGTCCAGTAGGTGCCATTAGGGAAGTGCCTTTTAAAATTGGTAGTTTGAAAATAGGAAAAGCCGGAAATATAGATTTTGTCTATGGTGAGCTTGAGGTGTCGAAACCCCTTGCAGTTCCTATTATTAGGGAAGTAAAAAGTCAGACTAATAAAGATAAATTGGTGATTATTGATTCTCCTCCAGGCGCCTCAGACCCTGTCATTGCTGCGGTTAACGGCAGCGATTTTGTAATTCTTGTGACTGAACCTACTCCCTTTGGCTTTCATGATCTCAAAATTACAGTGGATGTGTTAGAACAGCTGAAAATACCTTTTGGAGTTATTGTGAACAGAGCAGACCTTGGGAATAAGGATGTTTATGAGTTTTGTAAAGACAAAAACATACCCATATTGATGGAGATACCTTTTGATAGAAAGATTGCAGAACTTTACTCAAATGGAATTCCTTTTGTAACTGTGATGGAAGAGTGGAAAGCTAAATTTCAGAGGCTTTTTGAGGATATAAAGAGGATTATCGTTAAATGA
- a CDS encoding P-loop NTPase, with translation MKQIVVLSGKGGTGKTSLTASFAVLAKDGLFVDCDVDAPDLHLLLKPTIVKINDFYGSKLASIDRDKCIECGLCVEKCRFDAISSDFIVNPFLCEGCGVCGVVCPANAISFSQRKAGEIYISNTKYGPMVHARLFPGEENSGKLVTMTRLLASMVAQEQKKDLILIDGAPGIGCPVISSITNVDYALIVTEPTESGIHDLQRVLKLAKHFSVKPLVCINKYDLNRTNTAKIEKYCEENNIPVLGEIPFDPLVIEAMVNGTPVVEYAPESLVSKGIVEIWQKLLELL, from the coding sequence ATGAAGCAGATTGTAGTTTTGAGTGGGAAAGGCGGTACGGGTAAAACTTCTTTAACTGCCTCTTTTGCAGTTCTTGCAAAGGACGGACTATTTGTGGATTGTGATGTTGATGCCCCTGACTTACACCTGCTTTTAAAGCCCACCATTGTAAAGATCAACGATTTTTACGGGTCAAAGCTGGCAAGTATTGACCGTGACAAATGTATAGAGTGCGGATTGTGCGTAGAAAAGTGTAGATTTGATGCAATTAGTAGTGATTTTATTGTTAACCCCTTCTTGTGTGAAGGTTGCGGGGTGTGCGGTGTTGTATGTCCTGCTAATGCCATCTCTTTTTCACAAAGGAAAGCAGGGGAAATTTACATTTCAAATACAAAATACGGTCCTATGGTTCATGCTCGCCTCTTTCCTGGCGAAGAGAACTCAGGAAAGCTGGTGACAATGACACGACTTCTTGCAAGCATGGTTGCACAGGAGCAGAAAAAAGACCTTATTTTGATAGACGGAGCTCCTGGTATAGGATGTCCAGTTATATCTTCCATCACGAATGTGGATTATGCCCTTATCGTGACAGAACCTACTGAATCGGGTATCCATGATCTTCAAAGGGTGCTAAAGCTTGCAAAACATTTTTCTGTAAAACCTCTGGTATGTATAAACAAATATGACCTCAATAGAACCAACACTGCAAAAATTGAAAAGTATTGTGAGGAGAATAACATTCCTGTCCTTGGGGAAATACCCTTTGATCCATTGGTGATAGAGGCGATGGTTAACGGCACGCCTGTAGTTGAATATGCCCCTGAAAGTTTGGTTTCAAAGGGGATTGTAGAAATATGGCAGAAGCTATTGGAACTGCTATAG
- a CDS encoding radical SAM protein encodes MAEAIGTAIAFGPVPSRRLGRSLGVNNIPPKVCSYSCVYCQLGRSLRMTFKRQKFFEPEEIFNSVKNKVEEVTKRGEKIDYITFVPDGEPTIDISLGKEARMLKELRIPLAIITNSSLIFEESVQEDLMNFDYVSVKVDAVSREIWRKVDRPFKTLELNEILEGIRKFSSKFKGILVSETMLIDGIDYKDEFKRIAEFLSTIDNLKTSYIAIPTRPPAEDWVKPPREEVLNEAFHIFESFLGNRVEFLVGYEGDAFASSGDLEEELLSITAVHPMREEAVIEMVKRHGGDFRKVEGLVERGLIKRVEYLGTIYYVRRFR; translated from the coding sequence ATGGCAGAAGCTATTGGAACTGCTATAGCTTTCGGACCGGTTCCATCGAGAAGGCTCGGAAGAAGTCTTGGTGTTAATAATATTCCACCAAAAGTCTGCAGCTATTCCTGTGTTTACTGTCAGTTAGGTAGAAGTTTAAGAATGACCTTTAAAAGACAGAAATTCTTTGAGCCTGAGGAGATTTTTAATAGTGTCAAAAATAAAGTCGAGGAGGTTACGAAGAGAGGAGAAAAGATTGACTATATTACTTTTGTCCCAGATGGAGAGCCCACTATTGACATAAGTTTGGGAAAAGAAGCGAGGATGTTGAAGGAACTTCGCATTCCCCTTGCTATAATAACTAACTCAAGCTTAATCTTTGAAGAAAGTGTTCAAGAGGATTTAATGAATTTTGACTATGTTTCTGTAAAAGTTGATGCGGTATCCCGGGAAATCTGGCGGAAGGTTGATAGGCCTTTTAAAACTTTGGAATTAAATGAAATTCTTGAGGGTATCAGAAAATTCAGTTCAAAATTCAAAGGAATTCTTGTTTCTGAAACTATGTTGATTGATGGCATTGATTACAAGGACGAATTTAAGAGGATAGCAGAATTCCTGTCAACTATTGATAATTTAAAGACTTCTTACATAGCCATTCCCACCCGCCCGCCCGCAGAGGATTGGGTAAAGCCCCCAAGGGAAGAGGTTCTTAACGAGGCATTCCACATATTTGAAAGTTTTTTAGGCAATAGAGTTGAATTTCTTGTTGGATATGAAGGGGATGCTTTCGCATCTTCAGGTGATTTAGAAGAGGAATTATTGAGTATAACGGCGGTGCATCCAATGAGAGAGGAAGCTGTTATAGAGATGGTTAAGAGGCACGGGGGCGATTTCCGCAAAGTAGAAGGGCTTGTTGAGAGAGGCCTGATTAAAAGGGTTGAGTATCTGGGGACCATTTATTACGTAAGAAGATTCAGATAG
- a CDS encoding ABC transporter C-terminal domain-containing protein, with translation MDNKMFEKLDQRIDTLENRIASIEAKINTIAEILQVFSLKNSNGNKIKLSSIIIAFLAGGVANMVGIYTLVKTIIEIFLNFRR, from the coding sequence ATGGATAATAAAATGTTTGAAAAACTCGATCAAAGAATAGATACACTTGAGAATAGGATCGCATCTATTGAGGCTAAAATCAATACCATAGCTGAGATCCTTCAGGTATTTAGCCTTAAAAACAGCAATGGTAACAAAATCAAATTGAGCTCAATAATCATAGCTTTTCTTGCTGGTGGTGTGGCTAATATGGTAGGGATTTATACGCTTGTAAAAACGATAATCGAAATTTTTCTTAATTTTAGAAGATGA
- a CDS encoding glucosaminidase domain-containing protein, whose translation MGNVKSIASSPQEFKDLLFPLAKEFEDLYGIKKEIIIAHAALETNWGRRTIDNNLFNIKKGLWKGPTVKVTVKEYDPLKGWYIATEEFRAYSTLRDSIQDYINLIQSRYPNAWKNRKKPKKYFEELQKGGYATDPLYAYKLTSIYTNVVWS comes from the coding sequence ATGGGAAACGTAAAAAGCATTGCAAGTTCACCACAGGAATTTAAAGACCTTCTCTTCCCACTTGCCAAAGAATTTGAAGATTTATATGGAATCAAAAAGGAGATCATAATAGCCCACGCCGCTTTAGAAACAAACTGGGGGAGAAGAACCATAGATAATAACCTCTTCAATATTAAGAAAGGTCTTTGGAAAGGGCCTACCGTTAAAGTAACTGTCAAAGAATATGACCCTCTTAAGGGTTGGTATATAGCAACAGAAGAATTCAGAGCATATTCCACCCTTAGAGATTCTATCCAGGATTATATAAACTTAATTCAAAGCCGTTATCCTAATGCCTGGAAGAATAGGAAAAAACCTAAAAAGTATTTTGAAGAACTACAAAAAGGTGGATACGCAACGGATCCTCTATATGCCTATAAGCTTACCAGCATATATACGAATGTGGTATGGTCATAG
- a CDS encoding PaREP1 family protein: protein MAGWEEVIWAYLVPKGKGGEFPKAKYVYTNHPKWDLVIVEDGEPEEWGYRKISGKGYGLYSRRFYHYGEDRENLGKRGEDKQSTGQSGEISSNPSKVQSILFDRKLWTLSKARKWLKEHGYKTRLSEKTQNYYWFRQEPPKKFERLRMIDFGENTGIKAIVGFTEANKNLTEGKSNPYNYPKMVELFPPEHLEKRLKEAKEFKEKGDIQQSCEKIYSVVESLIKILAEKENVEAYREALLGGGWNTRLLGKAAAELNKKYSKEKKF, encoded by the coding sequence ATGGCAGGATGGGAAGAGGTTATTTGGGCTTATCTCGTTCCAAAGGGCAAAGGAGGAGAATTTCCAAAAGCAAAGTATGTATATACGAACCACCCTAAATGGGATCTCGTTATCGTTGAAGACGGAGAGCCTGAAGAATGGGGATATAGAAAAATATCTGGAAAAGGTTACGGGTTATATTCTCGTAGATTCTACCATTATGGAGAGGATAGAGAGAATCTTGGAAAAAGGGGAGAGGATAAACAAAGTACTGGACAAAGCGGAGAAATATCTTCTAATCCTTCAAAAGTTCAATCAATTCTTTTCGACAGAAAACTCTGGACATTAAGTAAAGCCAGAAAATGGCTTAAGGAACATGGATACAAGACAAGGCTTTCAGAAAAAACCCAGAATTATTATTGGTTTAGACAGGAACCACCTAAAAAGTTTGAAAGACTCCGTATGATAGATTTTGGAGAAAATACAGGGATAAAAGCCATTGTGGGTTTCACTGAAGCCAATAAGAACTTGACAGAAGGCAAGTCCAATCCTTATAATTATCCTAAGATGGTTGAACTTTTCCCTCCAGAGCATTTAGAGAAAAGGCTTAAAGAAGCAAAGGAATTCAAAGAAAAAGGTGATATTCAGCAATCCTGCGAAAAAATTTATTCAGTTGTAGAAAGTCTTATTAAAATACTCGCTGAAAAAGAAAATGTAGAAGCTTACCGAGAAGCCCTATTAGGTGGAGGATGGAATACTCGTCTTTTAGGAAAAGCAGCTGCAGAGTTAAATAAGAAATACAGCAAAGAAAAAAAATTTTAA
- a CDS encoding tyrosine-type recombinase/integrase encodes MNDKIINNILDQIIIHGNIIEFKGHTFKINGDYLEIGFKRYRIPTPRLKGRSKKYMVDIQLAKKDEKRKRIYKYFDSYDEARNFAIKMIIAREFASLIEHENNFDSTKDQENIPQENEREPQHNIQSSKGKENKKRIPKIEQHGRKFRIRKWENGKRVIYTFDTYLEALNFLRDLEKGIIVKSEDLKLSEGFKIYEEYLYSRKQDLIKVKEFQYFVTPFLEKWGDIEFSKLTKKHIEDYIAKRTQDFNKRTGKPISESTIKSELSRLSTAWNFLIRTGYVEGVNYADVVLKERRLKDRIRERALSYEEIFTLLKEIFNLPKGPRMNEKKAFILIGLFTGARKEEVLRLRKEHIRIARDQTGYYGMIYFTSDITKTGKTRKIDIPYEFAMWLLQNCGNDKILFPSFQNSYQKRMLTEWFQRFLKEKCHIENFYYHDFRHTWATIASELGFSDRIIALLGGWKSLYSVSRYITLRKEYSQNPMNHFLNGMLQDITRQEIEEEKIIPLPEVETKSEEGEPEKKRKRGKVPKIEKVGRKYRIREHKGGKWTIHVFNTYEEALAFQKELEKALEKEKEK; translated from the coding sequence ATGAATGACAAAATCATAAATAACATTCTTGACCAAATAATAATCCATGGTAATATTATAGAGTTTAAAGGACACACATTCAAGATAAACGGTGACTATTTAGAAATCGGATTTAAAAGGTATCGTATTCCCACTCCAAGGCTAAAGGGAAGAAGCAAAAAGTATATGGTAGATATCCAGCTTGCTAAAAAAGATGAAAAACGTAAACGGATATACAAATATTTTGATTCTTACGATGAGGCAAGAAACTTTGCAATTAAAATGATCATAGCCAGAGAATTCGCATCACTTATTGAACATGAAAATAATTTTGATTCTACTAAAGACCAGGAAAATATACCTCAAGAAAATGAAAGGGAACCTCAACACAACATACAATCGAGCAAAGGAAAAGAGAATAAAAAGAGGATCCCTAAAATTGAGCAACATGGCCGTAAATTCAGGATAAGAAAGTGGGAAAATGGAAAAAGGGTAATTTATACCTTCGATACTTATCTTGAAGCCTTAAATTTTCTCCGTGACCTGGAAAAAGGAATAATAGTAAAATCTGAAGATCTAAAACTATCAGAAGGATTTAAAATATATGAGGAGTATCTTTACTCACGTAAGCAAGACTTAATAAAAGTTAAAGAATTTCAATACTTTGTCACGCCCTTTTTGGAGAAATGGGGAGATATAGAATTTTCCAAGCTTACCAAAAAACATATTGAAGATTATATCGCAAAGAGGACTCAGGATTTCAATAAAAGAACTGGAAAGCCCATTTCAGAATCTACTATAAAAAGCGAACTTTCAAGACTCAGTACAGCATGGAATTTTCTAATAAGAACTGGTTACGTTGAAGGAGTAAATTATGCTGATGTTGTTTTAAAAGAAAGAAGGCTTAAAGATAGAATTAGAGAAAGAGCTTTATCTTATGAGGAAATCTTTACCCTGCTTAAAGAGATCTTTAACCTCCCTAAGGGCCCACGAATGAATGAGAAAAAGGCTTTTATCTTGATTGGATTATTCACAGGCGCACGTAAAGAGGAAGTTTTACGATTAAGAAAAGAACACATAAGGATTGCCAGGGACCAAACAGGTTATTACGGGATGATCTACTTTACAAGTGACATTACAAAAACTGGAAAAACGAGAAAAATTGATATTCCTTATGAGTTTGCTATGTGGCTACTCCAGAATTGCGGAAATGATAAAATCCTCTTCCCTTCTTTCCAGAATAGTTACCAAAAGAGAATGCTAACCGAGTGGTTCCAAAGATTTTTAAAAGAAAAGTGCCATATTGAGAATTTTTACTATCATGACTTTAGACACACCTGGGCCACTATTGCAAGCGAATTAGGCTTTTCAGATAGGATCATTGCTTTACTTGGTGGATGGAAGTCGTTATATTCTGTGAGTAGGTATATTACCCTACGTAAAGAATACAGCCAAAATCCAATGAACCACTTCTTAAATGGAATGTTACAAGATATAACCAGACAAGAGATAGAGGAGGAGAAAATTATACCTCTTCCAGAGGTCGAGACTAAAAGCGAAGAAGGAGAACCAGAGAAGAAAAGAAAGAGAGGCAAGGTTCCAAAAATTGAGAAAGTTGGAAGGAAATACAGGATAAGAGAGCATAAGGGCGGTAAATGGACTATACATGTTTTTAATACTTATGAGGAGGCTCTGGCATTCCAAAAAGAGTTAGAGAAGGCATTGGAAAAGGAGAAAGAAAAATGA
- the mobB gene encoding molybdopterin-guanine dinucleotide biosynthesis protein B has product MKVIEVVGFSDSGKTVLIESLIKLLTQKNLKVGAIKKSFHHDIEYDKEGKDTYRMEKAGALISAGFSKNRAFLSFNWPQNPLEFLRNFWKIDMVLIEGDMGFNVPKIYVLKEEDNVLEDPLIFAYFTLNKSLHKTLPKRIYHLENLEELADYIASSIPNMLPQLDCGKCGYDCKTLTARILSGESTEEECKVLYGTKCRVTIDGSNIELMPFLDKMLENIIKGFLSPLKGYREGKIKIEIEE; this is encoded by the coding sequence ATGAAGGTGATAGAAGTAGTCGGGTTTAGTGATTCGGGGAAAACAGTCCTCATCGAATCTCTTATTAAACTCCTAACCCAGAAAAATCTCAAGGTTGGTGCAATAAAAAAGAGTTTCCATCACGATATTGAATACGACAAAGAAGGTAAAGATACTTATCGCATGGAAAAAGCTGGAGCCCTAATTTCCGCTGGCTTTTCAAAAAATAGAGCCTTCCTTTCCTTTAACTGGCCGCAAAACCCCCTCGAATTCCTTAGAAACTTCTGGAAAATTGACATGGTTTTGATCGAGGGGGATATGGGGTTTAACGTTCCAAAAATTTATGTTCTTAAAGAAGAAGACAACGTACTCGAAGACCCGCTGATTTTTGCCTACTTCACGTTAAATAAAAGTCTCCACAAAACTCTACCCAAAAGAATTTACCACCTGGAAAACTTAGAAGAGTTAGCAGATTACATAGCATCCAGCATTCCAAATATGCTTCCACAGCTGGATTGCGGGAAGTGTGGTTACGATTGCAAAACATTAACAGCAAGAATCCTGAGCGGTGAGTCAACGGAAGAGGAATGCAAGGTCCTTTATGGAACAAAATGTAGGGTTACCATCGACGGTTCGAATATTGAACTAATGCCTTTTCTCGATAAAATGCTGGAAAATATCATCAAAGGTTTCCTGTCGCCTCTAAAAGGTTACCGGGAAGGGAAAATCAAAATAGAGATCGAGGAATAA
- a CDS encoding MogA/MoaB family molybdenum cofactor biosynthesis protein, protein MIKLRVGVLTVSDKGFRGERVDEGGPLIMKLVRENLDVADIIYKIVPDEMDMIENTLREWSNSDVDLIITTGGTGPSPRDVTPEATMKVIEKRFYGLEILMILEGLKKTPEAVYSRAVVGSKGGTLIINLPGNPKAIMENFPPLFPLIPHLILELKGLKGDHSNEGDRSSRV, encoded by the coding sequence ATGATTAAGTTGAGAGTGGGAGTCCTCACAGTATCAGATAAAGGATTTAGAGGGGAACGGGTGGATGAGGGTGGCCCCCTCATAATGAAACTTGTAAGAGAAAATTTGGATGTTGCTGACATCATCTACAAAATAGTTCCCGATGAAATGGATATGATTGAAAATACCTTAAGGGAATGGAGTAATTCTGATGTCGATTTGATCATTACAACAGGCGGGACCGGTCCTTCTCCTCGAGACGTAACTCCAGAGGCAACGATGAAGGTCATAGAAAAAAGATTCTATGGACTTGAGATCCTCATGATTCTCGAGGGGTTAAAAAAGACTCCAGAAGCGGTATATTCAAGGGCAGTTGTTGGCTCAAAGGGGGGAACCCTCATAATAAACTTACCAGGAAATCCAAAAGCCATTATGGAAAATTTCCCGCCCCTTTTCCCATTAATTCCCCATCTTATCCTTGAACTCAAAGGACTAAAGGGTGACCATAGCAATGAAGGTGATAGAAGTAGTCGGGTTTAG
- the recR gene encoding recombination mediator RecR has protein sequence MSWVPSSLKKLIEQLKKLPGIGDRSAFRIAYYLLKDRETLKGLLSAFQEVDERVKLCKICHGFSEDSEVCSICADERRKAGVLCVVERPEDVYILESVQDVGWKYHVTGGVLSPVKGITADKLNIYDLRDRIKNEGFKELVIAFSPDVESDATTSYIVNLLNDLDITISKIAIGLPRGIDITLMDPFTLKESIIGRRKIK, from the coding sequence ATGAGCTGGGTCCCTTCCTCTCTTAAGAAACTCATAGAACAGTTAAAAAAACTGCCAGGAATAGGCGATCGTTCAGCCTTTCGCATCGCCTATTACCTGTTAAAAGACAGAGAAACGCTCAAGGGTCTCTTAAGCGCCTTTCAAGAGGTTGATGAAAGAGTAAAACTTTGCAAAATATGTCATGGGTTTTCAGAAGATAGCGAAGTATGCTCCATTTGTGCCGATGAAAGAAGAAAGGCTGGTGTACTTTGCGTGGTCGAAAGACCAGAAGATGTATACATCTTAGAGTCGGTTCAAGACGTTGGTTGGAAATATCACGTCACAGGGGGTGTCCTTTCCCCTGTAAAGGGTATAACTGCTGATAAATTAAACATATACGATCTTAGAGATAGAATTAAGAATGAGGGCTTTAAGGAACTTGTTATTGCCTTTAGTCCTGATGTTGAAAGTGACGCAACAACGAGTTACATCGTGAACCTTTTGAATGACCTCGATATTACAATATCGAAGATTGCCATTGGCCTTCCAAGGGGGATTGACATCACTTTGATGGACCCCTTCACATTAAAGGAATCTATTATAGGGAGGAGAAAGATTAAATGA
- a CDS encoding YbaB/EbfC family nucleoid-associated protein, with amino-acid sequence MDLFKMLKEAQKMQATVAKARKEIQKLELNVEKDGVKVTINGVFKITGLKITNEALLSDKTKLEKTILSCLNEAFEAMQKEAQKKMQELLKDLPVNELGPFLS; translated from the coding sequence ATGGATCTATTTAAAATGCTTAAAGAGGCCCAGAAAATGCAGGCCACCGTTGCCAAGGCTAGAAAAGAAATCCAGAAACTTGAGCTGAATGTGGAAAAGGATGGAGTAAAGGTTACCATTAACGGAGTGTTTAAGATCACAGGGCTCAAAATAACAAATGAAGCCCTCCTTTCCGATAAGACAAAGCTGGAGAAGACCATCTTATCTTGTCTCAATGAAGCCTTTGAAGCCATGCAAAAAGAGGCCCAAAAAAAGATGCAGGAGTTGTTAAAGGATTTACCAGTAAATGAGCTGGGTCCCTTCCTCTCTTAA
- the dnaX gene encoding DNA polymerase III subunit gamma/tau, whose product MNLAVKYRPKTFKDVVNQKHVVITLQNALATLNIANAYMFTGPRGIGKTTLARIFAKGLNCEKGVTPEPCGVCETCREIEESRSIDVLEIDGASNRRIEDIRGLRENIRFMPLKARYKVIIIDEVHMLTEEAFNALLKTLEEPPEKVVFIFATTEPEKVPDTIKSRTLRFDLKPLEKPFIIERLKKIAELENINYESDAVLELIAEASTGGMRDAITLLEQAYLYSQGNITLKKIKELTGLLPTEIYLEILQNIIDKNPKKILEIVEEVVAQGYSFEDFQKGFVKAAESLLKAFYGIERNSFTHIASKFNEYQILFLLRVLKDMELDIKSATNPKIFVDFHLLRLTKIESELELIGNVNFIDTAIIKESPPKQQPLPETVSTGVNKVSQDLENKETDESEVIKYAIEKLKLREVADGSI is encoded by the coding sequence ATGAACCTCGCAGTCAAATACCGTCCGAAAACCTTCAAAGATGTGGTAAATCAGAAACACGTGGTCATCACTCTTCAAAATGCACTGGCAACTTTAAACATCGCAAACGCCTACATGTTTACCGGTCCGAGGGGAATCGGCAAGACGACCCTTGCAAGAATCTTCGCCAAGGGGCTTAACTGCGAAAAGGGGGTAACCCCTGAGCCTTGCGGGGTATGTGAAACTTGCAGGGAAATTGAAGAATCCAGAAGCATAGACGTCCTTGAAATCGACGGGGCATCAAACAGAAGAATTGAAGATATTAGAGGATTAAGAGAAAATATCCGTTTCATGCCTTTAAAAGCAAGATACAAAGTAATAATAATTGACGAAGTTCACATGCTTACTGAAGAAGCTTTTAACGCACTACTCAAGACCCTGGAAGAACCACCTGAAAAAGTAGTTTTTATCTTTGCAACTACCGAACCTGAAAAGGTGCCGGATACTATCAAATCCAGAACTCTTCGTTTTGATCTAAAGCCCTTGGAAAAGCCTTTTATCATAGAAAGATTGAAAAAGATTGCAGAGTTGGAAAATATCAATTACGAATCCGATGCCGTTCTTGAATTGATCGCCGAGGCATCAACGGGTGGTATGCGGGATGCCATAACCTTGCTCGAGCAGGCATACCTCTATTCTCAAGGAAATATAACCTTGAAAAAAATAAAGGAATTAACCGGTTTACTCCCCACGGAAATTTACTTGGAAATCCTGCAAAATATCATCGACAAAAACCCAAAGAAGATATTGGAAATTGTTGAAGAGGTTGTAGCGCAGGGTTATAGTTTCGAGGATTTTCAAAAGGGATTTGTGAAAGCAGCAGAATCTCTACTAAAAGCCTTCTATGGGATTGAAAGAAACTCCTTTACTCACATTGCGTCAAAGTTCAACGAGTACCAGATTCTCTTCCTCCTGAGGGTTCTTAAAGACATGGAACTTGACATAAAGAGTGCCACAAACCCGAAGATTTTTGTGGACTTTCACCTTTTAAGGCTGACAAAGATTGAATCGGAACTGGAATTGATCGGGAATGTAAACTTCATCGATACTGCAATCATCAAAGAATCACCACCAAAGCAACAACCCCTCCCTGAAACTGTCTCAACTGGGGTAAATAAAGTGAGCCAGGATTTAGAAAACAAAGAAACTGATGAAAGTGAAGTTATTAAATACGCAATAGAAAAATTAAAACTTCGGGAGGTAGCTGATGGATCTATTTAA